In the Festucalex cinctus isolate MCC-2025b chromosome 10, RoL_Fcin_1.0, whole genome shotgun sequence genome, one interval contains:
- the ptprfa gene encoding protein tyrosine phosphatase receptor type Fa isoform X6, with amino-acid sequence MGTGRICRPDGGAVPLLVLSLSLAWLTLPSRADGVPSFVKSPDDQTGISGGVASFVCQAVGEPKPRITWMKKGKKVSSQRFEVIEFDDGSGSVLRIQPLRTHRDEAVYECTAANSLGEINASAKLTVLEEEQIPHGFPSIDMGPQLKVVERTRTATMLCAASGNPDPEIFWLKDFLPVDIESSNGRIKQLRSGALQIENSEESDQGKYECVAINSAGTRYSAPANLYVRVRRVPPRFSIPPSHHEVMPGGSVNLTCVAVGAPMPYVKWMSGETELTREEEMPIGRNVLELANIRQSANYTCVAISSLGVIQTTAQITVKALPKPPTSLMVTETTATSVTLTWYSGTSEPVSYYVIQYRAKASDNGFQEVDGVATTRYSIGGLSPFSQYEFRVMAVNNVGRGPPGALVATLTSEQAPSSPPLRVQARMLSPTTVLVQWEPPEEANGQVRGYRVYYSADPHEPLGAWNKHNTDDSQLTTVAGLVPDATYALRVLAFTSVGDGPPSDVLLIKMQQGVPAQPSDLEAEAELDSRIMLSWLWPVEDPVVGYELRYWEANDPQEKHSVTFEPTGSYAVDDLKADTVYVFTLAARSETGLGVFTSPVEGRTARSTPSVPPQDVHLLSLSSTSIQVSWAPPPATPGGPYDTAAAVTGYSLAYCALDREDAQRHQVLGIGANERSFVLEGLEKWTEYSVRVRAVTDVGPGPESPPARVRTQEDVPGAPPRKVEVDAVNATAIRVSWKPPLTVKQNGHIRGYQIVYSRMERGEPHGQPLIVDVAHPDAQEAILTGLLPETTYSLTVAAYTTKGDGAHSKARLVTTTGAVPGKPTMMISTTIGNTALIQWQPPKEMVGEHMGYRLQYKRAEEGAFAVRDFHKTDDHFTVTGLHKGAAYIFKLCAKNRAGHGEEYVKEINTPEDTPASYPLNLSVVGLTATSTRLAWEPPPLAERNGKIVKYVVVYRDINSQNESSDATADTHASLNGLRPDTTYDIRVQAFTAKGGGPLSPSIQSRTMSTAMPVFTKNFGVKTVTKTSVLLTWDVPEIFESEVPLKILYNQQSVEVHGELKRKLITQLTPDTEYSFVLMSRGNSAGGLQQQVSIRTAPDLLLNKPSEYPQDVEEGGKVMLRLPRVPPGTPFRWFYVVVVPVISASLRWENPEDMDLQELLEGEDDARRKRRQLESDFLRPYVAAKLDSLPEVFTLGDGHVYHGFRNKALPGQQQYRFFVLAELTDRDSQRTLAASPFSDAIAVKLHSGMARHSEDPEMLWVMGPVLAVILIVIIVIAILLFKRKRTSLSSKDEHMAGVKDSLLAHSADPVEMRRLNYQAQGGSTLSCPTTPRMRQHPPIAACDLADHIDRLKANDGLRFSQEYESIDPGQQFTWEHSNMEINKPKNRYANVIAYDHTRVLLTPVDGVPGSDYINANYVDGYRKQNAYIATQGPLPDTLGDFWRLVWEQRTSTVVMMTRLEEKSRVKCDQYWPSRGTETYGMIQVTMLDTVELATYSVRTFALYKNGSSERREVRQFQFLAWPDHGVPEYPTPTLAFLRRVKACNPPDAGPMVVHCSAGVGRTGCFMVIDAMLERMKHEHSVDVYGHVTCMRAQRNYMVQTEDQYVFIHEALLEAAVCGNTEVAARNLYAHIHKLSHVPPGETVTAMELEFKKLANSKAHTSRFISANLPCNKFKNRLVNVMPFESSRVCLQPIRGVEGSDYINASFIDGYRLQRAYIASQGPLAETTEDFWRMLWEHNSTIVVMLTKLREMGREKCHQYWPAERSARYQYFVVDPMAEYNMPQYILREFKVTDARDGQSRTIRQFQFSDWPEQGVPKNGEGFIDFIGQVHKTKEQFGQDGPITVHCSAGVGRSGVFITLSIVLERMRYEGAVDIFHTVKTLRTQRPAIVQTEDQYQLCYRAALEYLGSFDHYAT; translated from the exons ATGGGCACGGGCCGCATCTGTCGGCCCGACGGTGGCGCCGTTCCCCTCCTGGTGCTCTCGTTATCGCTGGCCTGGCTGACGCTGCCGTCTCGCGCAGACG GCGTGCCGAGCTTCGTCAAGTCGCCCGACGACCAGACGGGCATCTCGGGGGGCGTGGCCTCGTTCGTGTGCCAGGCGGTGGGCGAGCCCAAGCCGCGCATCACCTGGATGAAGAAGGGCAAGAAAGTCAGCTCGCAGCGATTTGAG GTGATCGAGTTCGATGACGGCTCGGGTTCGGTTTTGCGCATCCAGCCGCTGAGGACGCACCGCGACGAAGCCGTCTACGAGTGCACCGCCGCCAACAGCCTGGGGGAGATCAACGCCAGCGCCAAACTCACTGTCCTGGAAG AGGAGCAGATCCCTCACGGCTTCCCGAGCATTGACATGGGTCCTCAGCTGAAGGTGGTGGAGAGGACGCGCACGGCCACCATGTTGTGCGCCGCCAGTGGAAACCCAGACCCCGAGATCTTCTGGCTCAAGGACTTTCTGCCCGTGGACATCGAAAGCAGCAACGGACGCATCAAGCAGCTGCGCTCGG GCGCTCTTCAAATTGAGAACAGCGAGGAGTCAGACCAGGGCAAGTACGAATGTGTGGCCATCAACTCCGCGGGGACCAGATACTCGGCTCCGGCGAACCTCTACGTACGAG TTCGTCGCGTGCCACCTCGTTTCTCCATCCCGCCGTCCCACCACGAGGTGATGCCCGGCGGCAGCGTGAACCTGACGTGCGTGGCGGTGGGCGCCCCCATGCCCTACGTCAAGTGGATGAGCGGCGAGACTGAGCTGACCCGCGAGGAGGAGATGCCCATCGGACGCAACGTTCTGGAACTGGCTAACATCCGCCAGTCGGCCAACTACACCTGCGTGGCCATCTCCTCGCTGGGCGTGATCCAGACCACGGCGCAGATCACCGTTAAAG CCCTGCCCAAGCCCCCCACCTCCCTGATGGTGACCGAGACCACCGCCACCAGCGTCACCCTAACGTGGTACTCGGGCACCTCGGAGCCCGTGTCCTATTACGTGATCCAGTACCGCGCTAAGGCATCGGACAACGGCTTCCAGGAGGTGGACGGCGTGGCCACCACCCGCTACAGCATCGGCGGTCTCAGCCCCTTCTCCCAATACGAATTCCGGGTGATGGCGGTCAACAACGTGGGCCGGGGACCTCCGGGGGCCCTGGTGGCCACGCTCACCAGCGAGCAGGCGCCTTCCTCGCCTCCTCTCCGCGTCCAGGCCCGGATGCTGAGTCCCACCACCGTGCTGGTCCAATGGGAGCCGCCCGAGGAGGCCAACGGGCAGGTTCGGGGATACCGGGTCTACTACAGCGCCGATCCCCATGAGCCGCTCGGCGCCTGGAATAAACATAACACGGATGACAGTCAGCTGACCACCGTGGCCGGACTCGTCCCAGACGCCACCTACGCGTTGAGGGTGCTCGCCTTCACGTCAGTGGGTGACGGACCCCCGTCTGACGTCCTGCTCATCAAGATGCAGCAAGGAG TTCCTGCTCAGCCTTCGGATTTGGAAGCCGAAGCCGAATTGGACTCTCGCATCATGCTGTCGTGGCTCTGGCCCGTGGAGGATCCGGTCGTCGGGTATGAGTTGCGCTACTGGGAGGCCAACGACCCCCAGGAGAAG CACAGCGTGACCTTTGAACCCACCGGATCCTACGCTGTGGACGATCTGAAAGCCGACACCGTCTACGTGTTCACCCTGGCCGCCAGGTCTGAGACGGGCTTAGGAGTTTTCACGAGTCCCGTCGAGGGCAGGACCGCCCGATCCA CCCCCTCGGTGCCCCCCCAGGACGTCCACTTGCTCAGCCTGAGCTCCACCAGCATCCAAGTGAGTTGGGCGCCACCGCCCGCCACTCCCGGCGGGCCCTACGACACTGCCGCCGCCGTCACCGGCTACTCCCTCGCTTACTGCGCGCTGGACAGGGAGGACGCGCAGCGCCACCAGGTGTTGGGCATCGGCGCCAACGAGCGCAGCTTCGTCCTGGAGGGTCTGGAAAAGTGGACGGAATATTCCGTGCGGGTGCGAGCGGTCACCGACGTCGGACCCGGACCGGAGAGTCCGCCGGCCCGCGTCAGGACGCAGGAGGACG TGCCTGGAGCACCGCCCAGAAAGGTGGAGGTGGACGCCGTCAACGCCACGGCGATACGGGTGAGCTGGAAGCCGCCGCTGACCGTCAAGCAGAATGGCCACATTCGAGGCTACCAGATCGTCTACTCCAGGATGGAGCGAGGCGAGCCGCACGGGCAGCCCCTCATCGTGGACGTTGCCCACCCTGACGCTCAG GAAGCCATTTTGACGGGCCTGCTGCCGGAGACGACCTACTCGCTGACGGTGGCGGCCTACACCACCAAGGGGGACGGCGCCCACAGCAAGGCCCGGCTTGTCACCACCACGGGGGCAG TTCCAGGCAAGCCCACCATGATGATCAGCACTACCATCGGCAACACGGCGCTGATCCAATGGCAGCCGCCCAAGGAGATGGTGGGCGAGCACATGGGCTACCGGCTGCAGTACAAGCGGGCCGAGGAGGGCGCCTTCGCCGTCAGGGACTTCCACAAGACCGACGACCACTTCACCGTCACCGGCCTCCACAAAGGCGCCGCCTACATCTTCAAACTGTGCGCCAAGAACCGAGCGGGCCACGGCGAAGAGTACGTGAAGGAGATCAACACCCCCGAGGACACGCCCGCCAGTTACCCTCTCAACCTGAGCGTGGTGGGCCTGACCGCCACCTCCACCCGGCTGGCCTGGGAGCCGCCCCCGTTGGCCGAGCGCAACGGGAAGATCGTCAAGTACGTGGTGGTTTACCGCGACATCAACAGCCAGAACGAGAGCTCCGACGCCACGGCGGACACGCACGCGAGCCTGAACGGCCTGCGGCCCGACACCACCTACGACATCCGCGTGCAGGCCTTCACCGCGAAGGGCGGCGGACCGCTCAGCCCCAGCATTCAGAGCAGGACCATGTCCACCGCAATGCCAG TATTCACCAAGAACTTTGGTGTGAAGACAGTGACAAAAACGTCTGTGCTGCTGACCTGGGATGTTCCTGAGATCTTCGAGTCCGAGGTGCCCCTCAAG ATCCTGTACAACCAGCAGAGCGTGGAGGTGCACGGCGAACTCAAGAGGAAGCTCATCACACAGCTCACACCCGACACCGAATACTCCTTTGTGCTAATGAGCCGCGGGAACAGCGCCGGCGGCCTCCAGCAGCAGGTCTCCATCCGGACCGCTCCTGACCTGCTCCTGAACAAACCTTCAGAGTATCCGCAGGACGTGGAGGAGGGCGGGAAAGTCATGCTGCGGCTGCCTCGGGTTCCGCCGGGGACCCCGTTCAG GTGGTTCTACGTTGTGGTGGTTCCGGTCATCTCAGCATCCCTGAGGTGGGAGAACCCTGAAGACATGGACCTCCAAGAG CTCCTGGAAGGCGAGGATGACGCCCGGAGGAAGCGGAGGCAACTTGAGAGCGACTTCCTGCGGCCGTACGTGGCGGCCAAGCTGGACTCGCTTCCCGAGGTTTTCACGCTGGGTGACGGTCACGTGTACCACGGCTTCCGCAACAAGGCGTTGCCAGGGCAACAGCAGTACCGATTCTTCGTGCTGGCTGAGCTGACGGACCGCGACTCT CAGAGGACGCTGGCGGCCAGCCCGTTCTCGGACGCCATCGCTGTGAAGCTCCACAGCGGGATGGCGCGCCACTCCGAGGACCCCGAGATGCTTTGGGTGATGGGACCCGTGCTGGCCGTCAtcctcatcgtcatcatcgtcatcgccaTTCTGCTCTTCAAGAG GAAGCGAACGTCTCTGTCATCCAAAGACGAGCATATGGCGGGCGTGAAGGACTCACTGCTGGCCCACTCGGCCGACCCCGTGGAGATGAGGAGGCTCAACTATCAGGCGCAAG gtggcagcaccCTCAGTTGTCCAACCACACCAA GAATGAGACAACATCCTCCCATCGCCGCCTGCGACCTGGCCGACCACATCGATCGACTCAAGGCCAACGACGGCCTGCGCTTCTCGCAGGAGTACGAG TCCATCGACCCCGGTCAGCAATTCACATGGGAACATTCCAACATGGAGATCAACAAGCCGAAGAACCGCTACGCCAACGTCATCGCTTACGACCACACCAGAGTCCTCCTCACGCCCGTGGACG GCGTCCCCGGCAGCGACTACATCAACGCCAACTACGTGGACGGCTACCGGAAGCAGAACGCTTACATCGCCACGCAGGGGCCGCTGCCCGACACCCTCGGAGACTTCTGGAGGCTCGTGTGGGAGCAGCGCACCTCAACTGTCGTCATGATGACGCGCCTGGAGGAGAAGTCGCGG GTGAAGTGCGACCAATACTGGCCCAGTCGTGGTACTGAAACCTACGGCATGATCCAGGTGACCATGTTGGACACTGTGGAGTTGGCCACCTACAGCGTACGCACCTTCGCACTCTACAAG AACGGTTCGAGTGAGAGGAGGGAAGTGCGGCAGTTCCAGTTCCTGGCCTGGCCCGACCACGGCGTGCCTGAGTATCCCACCCCCACGCTGGCCTTCCTGCGCAGGGTCAAAGCCTGTAACCCCCCGGACGCCGGACCCATGGTGGTCCACTGCAG CGCGGGGGTCGGCCGCACGGGCTGCTTCATGGtgatcgacgccatgctggagcGCATGAAGCACGAGCACTCGGTGGACGTGTACGGACACGTCACCTGCATGAGGGCCCAGAGGAACTACATGGTCCAGACCGAGGACCAGTACGTCTTCATCCACGAGGCCCTGCTGGAGGCCGCCGTGTGCGGAAACACCGAGGTGGCCGCCCGGAACCTCTACGCGCACATACACAAGCTCAGCCACGTGCCACCTGGGGAGACCGTCACCGCCATGGAGCTGGAGTTTAAG aAGTTGGCCAACTCCAAAGCGCACACCTCCCGTTTCATCAGCGCCAACCTGCCGTGCAACAAGTTCAAGAACCGGCTGGTGAACGTCATGCCTTTCGAGTCGAGCCGCGTGTGTCTGCAGCCCATCAGAGGCGTGGAGGGCTCCGACTACATCAACGCCAGCTTCATCGACGGATACAG GCTGCAGAGAGCCTACATCGCCAGCCAGGGCCCCTTGGCGGAGACCACGGAGGACTTCTGGAGGATGCTGTGGGAACACAACTCCACCATCGTTGTCATGCTCACCAAACTGCGCGAGATGGGACGG GAAAAATGCCATCAGTACTGGCCCGCTGAGCGCTCAGCCCGCTACCAGTACTTTGTAGTGGACCCCATGGCTGAGTACAACATGCCGCAGTACATCCTGAGGGAGTTCAAAGTGACAGACGCCAGG GACGGCCAGTCAAGGACTATCAGGCAGTTTCAGTTCAGCGACTGGCCCGAGCAGGGAGTTCCTAAAAACGGGGAAGGCTTCATCGACTTCATCGGACAAGTCCACAAAACTAAGGAGCAGTTCGGCCAAGACGGACCCATCACTGTGCACTGCAG CGCCGGCGTGGGCCGCAGCGGCGTGTTCATCACGCTCAGCATCGTCCTGGAGAGGATGAGGTACGAGGGCGCCGTCGACATCTTCCACACGGTCAAGACCCTCAGGACTCAGCGGCCCGCCATCGTGCAGACCGAG GACCAGTACCAGCTGTGCTACCGGGCCGCCCTGGAGTACCTGGGAAGTTTTGACCACTATGCAACATAA
- the ptprfa gene encoding protein tyrosine phosphatase receptor type Fa isoform X7, with product MGTGRICRPDGGAVPLLVLSLSLAWLTLPSRADGVPSFVKSPDDQTGISGGVASFVCQAVGEPKPRITWMKKGKKVSSQRFEVIEFDDGSGSVLRIQPLRTHRDEAVYECTAANSLGEINASAKLTVLEEEQIPHGFPSIDMGPQLKVVERTRTATMLCAASGNPDPEIFWLKDFLPVDIESSNGRIKQLRSGGTPIRGALQIENSEESDQGKYECVAINSAGTRYSAPANLYVRDQREVRRVPPRFSIPPSHHEVMPGGSVNLTCVAVGAPMPYVKWMSGETELTREEEMPIGRNVLELANIRQSANYTCVAISSLGVIQTTAQITVKALPKPPTSLMVTETTATSVTLTWYSGTSEPVSYYVIQYRAKASDNGFQEVDGVATTRYSIGGLSPFSQYEFRVMAVNNVGRGPPGALVATLTSEQAPSSPPLRVQARMLSPTTVLVQWEPPEEANGQVRGYRVYYSADPHEPLGAWNKHNTDDSQLTTVAGLVPDATYALRVLAFTSVGDGPPSDVLLIKMQQGVPAQPSDLEAEAELDSRIMLSWLWPVEDPVVGYELRYWEANDPQEKHSVTFEPTGSYAVDDLKADTVYVFTLAARSETGLGVFTSPVEGRTARSMPGAPPRKVEVDAVNATAIRVSWKPPLTVKQNGHIRGYQIVYSRMERGEPHGQPLIVDVAHPDAQEAILTGLLPETTYSLTVAAYTTKGDGAHSKARLVTTTGAVPGKPTMMISTTIGNTALIQWQPPKEMVGEHMGYRLQYKRAEEGAFAVRDFHKTDDHFTVTGLHKGAAYIFKLCAKNRAGHGEEYVKEINTPEDTPASYPLNLSVVGLTATSTRLAWEPPPLAERNGKIVKYVVVYRDINSQNESSDATADTHASLNGLRPDTTYDIRVQAFTAKGGGPLSPSIQSRTMSTAMPVFTKNFGVKTVTKTSVLLTWDVPEIFESEVPLKILYNQQSVEVHGELKRKLITQLTPDTEYSFVLMSRGNSAGGLQQQVSIRTAPDLLLNKPSEYPQDVEEGGKVMLRLPRVPPGTPFRWFYVVVVPVISASLRWENPEDMDLQELLEGEDDARRKRRQLESDFLRPYVAAKLDSLPEVFTLGDGHVYHGFRNKALPGQQQYRFFVLAELTDRDSQRTLAASPFSDAIAVKLHSGMARHSEDPEMLWVMGPVLAVILIVIIVIAILLFKSKQERKRTSLSSKDEHMAGVKDSLLAHSADPVEMRRLNYQAQGGSTLSCPTTPRMRQHPPIAACDLADHIDRLKANDGLRFSQEYESIDPGQQFTWEHSNMEINKPKNRYANVIAYDHTRVLLTPVDGVPGSDYINANYVDGYRKQNAYIATQGPLPDTLGDFWRLVWEQRTSTVVMMTRLEEKSRVKCDQYWPSRGTETYGMIQVTMLDTVELATYSVRTFALYKNGSSERREVRQFQFLAWPDHGVPEYPTPTLAFLRRVKACNPPDAGPMVVHCSAGVGRTGCFMVIDAMLERMKHEHSVDVYGHVTCMRAQRNYMVQTEDQYVFIHEALLEAAVCGNTEVAARNLYAHIHKLSHVPPGETVTAMELEFKKLANSKAHTSRFISANLPCNKFKNRLVNVMPFESSRVCLQPIRGVEGSDYINASFIDGYRLQRAYIASQGPLAETTEDFWRMLWEHNSTIVVMLTKLREMGREKCHQYWPAERSARYQYFVVDPMAEYNMPQYILREFKVTDARDGQSRTIRQFQFSDWPEQGVPKNGEGFIDFIGQVHKTKEQFGQDGPITVHCSAGVGRSGVFITLSIVLERMRYEGAVDIFHTVKTLRTQRPAIVQTEDQYQLCYRAALEYLGSFDHYAT from the exons ATGGGCACGGGCCGCATCTGTCGGCCCGACGGTGGCGCCGTTCCCCTCCTGGTGCTCTCGTTATCGCTGGCCTGGCTGACGCTGCCGTCTCGCGCAGACG GCGTGCCGAGCTTCGTCAAGTCGCCCGACGACCAGACGGGCATCTCGGGGGGCGTGGCCTCGTTCGTGTGCCAGGCGGTGGGCGAGCCCAAGCCGCGCATCACCTGGATGAAGAAGGGCAAGAAAGTCAGCTCGCAGCGATTTGAG GTGATCGAGTTCGATGACGGCTCGGGTTCGGTTTTGCGCATCCAGCCGCTGAGGACGCACCGCGACGAAGCCGTCTACGAGTGCACCGCCGCCAACAGCCTGGGGGAGATCAACGCCAGCGCCAAACTCACTGTCCTGGAAG AGGAGCAGATCCCTCACGGCTTCCCGAGCATTGACATGGGTCCTCAGCTGAAGGTGGTGGAGAGGACGCGCACGGCCACCATGTTGTGCGCCGCCAGTGGAAACCCAGACCCCGAGATCTTCTGGCTCAAGGACTTTCTGCCCGTGGACATCGAAAGCAGCAACGGACGCATCAAGCAGCTGCGCTCGG GTGGTACACCGATCAGAG GCGCTCTTCAAATTGAGAACAGCGAGGAGTCAGACCAGGGCAAGTACGAATGTGTGGCCATCAACTCCGCGGGGACCAGATACTCGGCTCCGGCGAACCTCTACGTACGAG ACCAGCGAGAAG TTCGTCGCGTGCCACCTCGTTTCTCCATCCCGCCGTCCCACCACGAGGTGATGCCCGGCGGCAGCGTGAACCTGACGTGCGTGGCGGTGGGCGCCCCCATGCCCTACGTCAAGTGGATGAGCGGCGAGACTGAGCTGACCCGCGAGGAGGAGATGCCCATCGGACGCAACGTTCTGGAACTGGCTAACATCCGCCAGTCGGCCAACTACACCTGCGTGGCCATCTCCTCGCTGGGCGTGATCCAGACCACGGCGCAGATCACCGTTAAAG CCCTGCCCAAGCCCCCCACCTCCCTGATGGTGACCGAGACCACCGCCACCAGCGTCACCCTAACGTGGTACTCGGGCACCTCGGAGCCCGTGTCCTATTACGTGATCCAGTACCGCGCTAAGGCATCGGACAACGGCTTCCAGGAGGTGGACGGCGTGGCCACCACCCGCTACAGCATCGGCGGTCTCAGCCCCTTCTCCCAATACGAATTCCGGGTGATGGCGGTCAACAACGTGGGCCGGGGACCTCCGGGGGCCCTGGTGGCCACGCTCACCAGCGAGCAGGCGCCTTCCTCGCCTCCTCTCCGCGTCCAGGCCCGGATGCTGAGTCCCACCACCGTGCTGGTCCAATGGGAGCCGCCCGAGGAGGCCAACGGGCAGGTTCGGGGATACCGGGTCTACTACAGCGCCGATCCCCATGAGCCGCTCGGCGCCTGGAATAAACATAACACGGATGACAGTCAGCTGACCACCGTGGCCGGACTCGTCCCAGACGCCACCTACGCGTTGAGGGTGCTCGCCTTCACGTCAGTGGGTGACGGACCCCCGTCTGACGTCCTGCTCATCAAGATGCAGCAAGGAG TTCCTGCTCAGCCTTCGGATTTGGAAGCCGAAGCCGAATTGGACTCTCGCATCATGCTGTCGTGGCTCTGGCCCGTGGAGGATCCGGTCGTCGGGTATGAGTTGCGCTACTGGGAGGCCAACGACCCCCAGGAGAAG CACAGCGTGACCTTTGAACCCACCGGATCCTACGCTGTGGACGATCTGAAAGCCGACACCGTCTACGTGTTCACCCTGGCCGCCAGGTCTGAGACGGGCTTAGGAGTTTTCACGAGTCCCGTCGAGGGCAGGACCGCCCGATCCA TGCCTGGAGCACCGCCCAGAAAGGTGGAGGTGGACGCCGTCAACGCCACGGCGATACGGGTGAGCTGGAAGCCGCCGCTGACCGTCAAGCAGAATGGCCACATTCGAGGCTACCAGATCGTCTACTCCAGGATGGAGCGAGGCGAGCCGCACGGGCAGCCCCTCATCGTGGACGTTGCCCACCCTGACGCTCAG GAAGCCATTTTGACGGGCCTGCTGCCGGAGACGACCTACTCGCTGACGGTGGCGGCCTACACCACCAAGGGGGACGGCGCCCACAGCAAGGCCCGGCTTGTCACCACCACGGGGGCAG TTCCAGGCAAGCCCACCATGATGATCAGCACTACCATCGGCAACACGGCGCTGATCCAATGGCAGCCGCCCAAGGAGATGGTGGGCGAGCACATGGGCTACCGGCTGCAGTACAAGCGGGCCGAGGAGGGCGCCTTCGCCGTCAGGGACTTCCACAAGACCGACGACCACTTCACCGTCACCGGCCTCCACAAAGGCGCCGCCTACATCTTCAAACTGTGCGCCAAGAACCGAGCGGGCCACGGCGAAGAGTACGTGAAGGAGATCAACACCCCCGAGGACACGCCCGCCAGTTACCCTCTCAACCTGAGCGTGGTGGGCCTGACCGCCACCTCCACCCGGCTGGCCTGGGAGCCGCCCCCGTTGGCCGAGCGCAACGGGAAGATCGTCAAGTACGTGGTGGTTTACCGCGACATCAACAGCCAGAACGAGAGCTCCGACGCCACGGCGGACACGCACGCGAGCCTGAACGGCCTGCGGCCCGACACCACCTACGACATCCGCGTGCAGGCCTTCACCGCGAAGGGCGGCGGACCGCTCAGCCCCAGCATTCAGAGCAGGACCATGTCCACCGCAATGCCAG TATTCACCAAGAACTTTGGTGTGAAGACAGTGACAAAAACGTCTGTGCTGCTGACCTGGGATGTTCCTGAGATCTTCGAGTCCGAGGTGCCCCTCAAG ATCCTGTACAACCAGCAGAGCGTGGAGGTGCACGGCGAACTCAAGAGGAAGCTCATCACACAGCTCACACCCGACACCGAATACTCCTTTGTGCTAATGAGCCGCGGGAACAGCGCCGGCGGCCTCCAGCAGCAGGTCTCCATCCGGACCGCTCCTGACCTGCTCCTGAACAAACCTTCAGAGTATCCGCAGGACGTGGAGGAGGGCGGGAAAGTCATGCTGCGGCTGCCTCGGGTTCCGCCGGGGACCCCGTTCAG GTGGTTCTACGTTGTGGTGGTTCCGGTCATCTCAGCATCCCTGAGGTGGGAGAACCCTGAAGACATGGACCTCCAAGAG CTCCTGGAAGGCGAGGATGACGCCCGGAGGAAGCGGAGGCAACTTGAGAGCGACTTCCTGCGGCCGTACGTGGCGGCCAAGCTGGACTCGCTTCCCGAGGTTTTCACGCTGGGTGACGGTCACGTGTACCACGGCTTCCGCAACAAGGCGTTGCCAGGGCAACAGCAGTACCGATTCTTCGTGCTGGCTGAGCTGACGGACCGCGACTCT CAGAGGACGCTGGCGGCCAGCCCGTTCTCGGACGCCATCGCTGTGAAGCTCCACAGCGGGATGGCGCGCCACTCCGAGGACCCCGAGATGCTTTGGGTGATGGGACCCGTGCTGGCCGTCAtcctcatcgtcatcatcgtcatcgccaTTCTGCTCTTCAAGAG CAAACAAGAAAG GAAGCGAACGTCTCTGTCATCCAAAGACGAGCATATGGCGGGCGTGAAGGACTCACTGCTGGCCCACTCGGCCGACCCCGTGGAGATGAGGAGGCTCAACTATCAGGCGCAAG gtggcagcaccCTCAGTTGTCCAACCACACCAA GAATGAGACAACATCCTCCCATCGCCGCCTGCGACCTGGCCGACCACATCGATCGACTCAAGGCCAACGACGGCCTGCGCTTCTCGCAGGAGTACGAG TCCATCGACCCCGGTCAGCAATTCACATGGGAACATTCCAACATGGAGATCAACAAGCCGAAGAACCGCTACGCCAACGTCATCGCTTACGACCACACCAGAGTCCTCCTCACGCCCGTGGACG GCGTCCCCGGCAGCGACTACATCAACGCCAACTACGTGGACGGCTACCGGAAGCAGAACGCTTACATCGCCACGCAGGGGCCGCTGCCCGACACCCTCGGAGACTTCTGGAGGCTCGTGTGGGAGCAGCGCACCTCAACTGTCGTCATGATGACGCGCCTGGAGGAGAAGTCGCGG GTGAAGTGCGACCAATACTGGCCCAGTCGTGGTACTGAAACCTACGGCATGATCCAGGTGACCATGTTGGACACTGTGGAGTTGGCCACCTACAGCGTACGCACCTTCGCACTCTACAAG AACGGTTCGAGTGAGAGGAGGGAAGTGCGGCAGTTCCAGTTCCTGGCCTGGCCCGACCACGGCGTGCCTGAGTATCCCACCCCCACGCTGGCCTTCCTGCGCAGGGTCAAAGCCTGTAACCCCCCGGACGCCGGACCCATGGTGGTCCACTGCAG CGCGGGGGTCGGCCGCACGGGCTGCTTCATGGtgatcgacgccatgctggagcGCATGAAGCACGAGCACTCGGTGGACGTGTACGGACACGTCACCTGCATGAGGGCCCAGAGGAACTACATGGTCCAGACCGAGGACCAGTACGTCTTCATCCACGAGGCCCTGCTGGAGGCCGCCGTGTGCGGAAACACCGAGGTGGCCGCCCGGAACCTCTACGCGCACATACACAAGCTCAGCCACGTGCCACCTGGGGAGACCGTCACCGCCATGGAGCTGGAGTTTAAG aAGTTGGCCAACTCCAAAGCGCACACCTCCCGTTTCATCAGCGCCAACCTGCCGTGCAACAAGTTCAAGAACCGGCTGGTGAACGTCATGCCTTTCGAGTCGAGCCGCGTGTGTCTGCAGCCCATCAGAGGCGTGGAGGGCTCCGACTACATCAACGCCAGCTTCATCGACGGATACAG GCTGCAGAGAGCCTACATCGCCAGCCAGGGCCCCTTGGCGGAGACCACGGAGGACTTCTGGAGGATGCTGTGGGAACACAACTCCACCATCGTTGTCATGCTCACCAAACTGCGCGAGATGGGACGG GAAAAATGCCATCAGTACTGGCCCGCTGAGCGCTCAGCCCGCTACCAGTACTTTGTAGTGGACCCCATGGCTGAGTACAACATGCCGCAGTACATCCTGAGGGAGTTCAAAGTGACAGACGCCAGG GACGGCCAGTCAAGGACTATCAGGCAGTTTCAGTTCAGCGACTGGCCCGAGCAGGGAGTTCCTAAAAACGGGGAAGGCTTCATCGACTTCATCGGACAAGTCCACAAAACTAAGGAGCAGTTCGGCCAAGACGGACCCATCACTGTGCACTGCAG CGCCGGCGTGGGCCGCAGCGGCGTGTTCATCACGCTCAGCATCGTCCTGGAGAGGATGAGGTACGAGGGCGCCGTCGACATCTTCCACACGGTCAAGACCCTCAGGACTCAGCGGCCCGCCATCGTGCAGACCGAG GACCAGTACCAGCTGTGCTACCGGGCCGCCCTGGAGTACCTGGGAAGTTTTGACCACTATGCAACATAA